In Lagopus muta isolate bLagMut1 chromosome 6, bLagMut1 primary, whole genome shotgun sequence, one DNA window encodes the following:
- the VIPAS39 gene encoding spermatogenesis-defective protein 39 homolog — MSRARADEEEYWHSSKFRAFTFDDEDDELSQLKESKRAVNSLRDIVDDDDDDLEKVSWSGEPVGSISWSIKETASSSSSLEGRDTGLQKGSSSYAALPKQVSSYSLSSLFKGRNRLPSLPSLSDAFADTGVKNYAPELRRPKAEYKDYSNDWSPRDTVRRMQRGKVCSLERFRSLQDKLVLLDEAVAGHDGNVITAVLIFLKRTLRREVLFRELEVRQVALCHLIHFLKETGEQKLLLDLLRFLDRTEEVALSQYREHLNIQDVEKKREFLKGCIGLPFSAEDISHIQDHYTLLERQIIIEANDQHLAMAGQSEIFRKYPRKASILNMPLVTTLFYSCFYHYTEAEGTFSSPSNLKKTFKIPDKQYVLTALAARAKLRAWEDVDALLTTKNWLGYTKKKAPIGFHRVVEILQRNNAPVQVLQEYVRLVEDVETRLNLATKYKCHDVVIDTYRDLKDRIQLMAYKCKVERGSAEEEKINSLLSNMQIRWKN, encoded by the exons ATGAGCAGGGCGCGGGCGGACGAGGAGGAGTACTGGCACAGCTCCAAGTTCCGGGCCTTCACCTTCGACGATGAGGATGACGAGCTGTCCCAG CTGAAGGAATCTAAGCGGGCGGTGAACAGCCTTCGGGACATCGTTGATGATGACGATGACGATCTGGAGAAGGTCAGCTGGAGCGGGGAGCCCGTGGGAA GCATCTCCTGGTCAATCAAAGAgacagcctccagcagcagctccctggagGGCCGAGACACTGGTCTACAGAAGGGCTCTTCCTCCTATGCTGCTCTTCCTAAGCAGGTTTCCTCCTATTCCCTGAGCAGCTTGTTTAAAG GACGAAACAGACTTCCAAGTTTGCCGTCCCTTTCAGACG ccttcgCAGACACAGGAGTTAAAAACTATGCCCCAGAACTGCGCAGACCAAAAGCTGAGTACAAG GATTACAGCAATGACTGGAGCCCCAGAGATACAGTCCGGCGAATGCAGAGGGGCAAG GTTTGTTCTCTAGAGAGGTTTCGCTCCCTGCAGGACAAGCTGGTGCTCTTGGATGAAGCTGTGGCAGGACATGATGGAAATGTCATCACAGCT gTCCTGATATTCCTGAAACGGACACTAAGGAGAG AGGTCTTGTTTCGAGAGCTGGAGGTGCGGCAGGTGGCCTTGTGTCATCTCATCCATTTCCTCAAAGAAACGGGTGAGCAGAAGCTGCTTCTGGATCTGCTCAG gtTCCTAGACAGGACTGAGGAAGTTGCT CTCTCACAGTACCGGGAGCATTTGAACATCCAGGATgtagaaaagaagagagaatttcTGAAGGGCTGCATTGG GCTGCCATTTTCAGCTGAGGATATCTCCCACATCCAAGACCATTATACCCTGCTGGAGAGACAGATAATCATTGAG gCCAATGATCAACACTTGGCGATGGCTGGGCAGTCAGAGATATTTCGGAAATACCCTCGCAAGGCCTCAATTCTCAACATGCCACTAGTGACCACTCTCTTCTATTCCTGCTTTTACCACTACACAGAGGCTGAG GGAACATTCAGCAGCCCAAGCAATCTGAAGAAGACATTTAAG ATTCCTGATAAGCAGTATGTGCTGACTGCCCTGGCTGCCCGTGCCAAGCTACGAGCCTGGGAGGATGTGGATGCACTCTTAACTACCAAG AACTGGCTGGGCTACACCAAGAAGAAGGCACCTATTGGCTTCCACCGGGTGGTAGAGATCTTGCAGAGGAACAATGCACCTGTCCAG gtgctgcaggaatATGTGCGCTTAGTAGAGGATGTGGAAACACGGTTGAACCTTGCCACCAAATACAAGTGCCATGATGTTGTGATTGAT ACATACAGGGATCTAAAGGATCGCATCCAGCTGATGGCATATAAATGCAAGGTGGAGCGGGGCTctgcagaagaagagaagaTAAACAGCCTACTCAGTAACATG CAAATCCGGTGGAAGAACTGA